From Archaeoglobus sulfaticallidus PM70-1:
AGGATAGGAAACTGAGATTCCGAGGCTCAGATTCACCTGCACCATTCTTTCGTTCATTACTTGGTTACTATTAGCGTGAGTGTGCTTCTCAGGCCAGCTTTCTTTCTTATGTTTTCGACTATCTTTCTGAGGGTATCGGTGTCTTCAGCCTGAGCCTTGACCACTATGTCGTACACTCCATACACGATGTGTACTTCCATAACTCCGTTCATGTTCATTAAAGCATCATATACCTTCTCTTCATCTCCAATCTCGGTGTTGATCAGGATATATGCAAGCAGCATGTTTGTAATTTCACTCAATCCTACATATTTTTTTCTGAAGAATTCGTTTTGCAATCTCGATTAAAAATAGCTATCCTTTTATACCTGATACAAGAAAATTAGAAGGATGCTCCCTGATGTTCAGCTACTCGAACCCGATGTGCCGATAGGACTCAGCAGAGTTGGTGCAACAGGAGTTAAGAAGCTCGTTCAGGTTGAGCGAGATGGTAAAAGGCCGATAATTCTCATCTCCAACTTCGATGTTTTTGTTGATCTGCCTTCCACGAGGAAAGGTGTAAACCTGAGCAGAAATTTCGAGGCTGTGGACGAGGTTATTGAGAACCTCACAGCCACCCCCGTCAAGACAGTGGAAGAGCTTACGATAAAGATGGCCGATGCCCTGCTTGAGAAGCATGAGTACGCAACCAAGGCTGAGGTGAAGATGGTCTCAGAGCTTATCTTAAGAAAGAGAACTCCGGTAACCCATCAGAAAACTCAGGAGGTTGTTAAGATCTTCTGTGATGCTGTTAAGTGGAAGGATGGGAATCAGAGGATTCTTGTTGGGGTTGAGGTCACCGGAATAACATCCTGTCCATGCGCTCAGGAGCTTGTAAAGGCGAAGTATGCCGAGGTGTTGAAAAATAGTTTTAGCGATGATGAAATCTCAAAAATAATGCAGATAATTCCATTCCCATCCCACAACCAGCGTGGAAGGGCGAGAATAAAGATGGAGGTTAAAGATGGTTTTTCGCCATCTATAGATGAGCTGATCGAGGTTGCGAGGAGTTCGATGAGCTATGAAATTTACGAGATTCTGAAGAGGGAGGATGAGCTTGCAGTAGTCGAGAATGTACACAAAAATCCGAGGTTTGTCGAGGATAGCGTCAGGATAATGGCTAAAAAAACCGTTGAAAAGTTTGTGAACGCTCCTGATGACATCTTGGTTATTTTCAGGCAGGAAAATGAGGAGAGCATACACCAGCACAATGTTGTGGCCGAAAGAGTGGCAACCCTTGGGGAGTTGAGAAAAGAACTCAACAATGAGGGTAAGTTCTGAGATATCCCTGCTAATTCTGCTAATCCTGATTCTTTTAATTCTTCCTGCTCAAGCGAACTCTATTGTTGAGGTATGCCCGAATTGTGGTAGCTATGAGTTCGTCAGGCTCAGCCTGAGTGAGTGCAGGGATGGCTATCTTACTGATGGGGAAGGAAAAGTTCTTCTGCCAGAACAGGGAGAGGTTATAGTTACAAAAAGCTTGGAGGAATTTTACAAAAAATTTGGATATAATGCGACGATTGAAGCAGGCGGAAAGTTCAGGTTATCAAACACTGGTGAGGAGATATACCTCTACTGCAATAACACACTTGCCGATACTTTCTCATATGGCAGAAACGGAATGATTCCATACTGCGATAGGGATGTGGTTTATTATCGCTCAGATGGATGGGATTTCAGATACCTCAACTGGACATCCTTCGAGCCAGTAAGCGATACGGTTTCTGCCAGAATAGTCATTTTCCCGAATAAATTCAAGATTAAAGCCAACTACAGTGTTGTTCTTGCATCATACATTCTGCACGATGATTTTCACGATATGGTTGATGAGAACATCAACCTCACGCTTCTGCTCGATGCCAACCCAGTTGGTGGGATACCCCTCGATGAGATGGAGGTTGTTAGGAAAGCCGATCAGGTTTACTTCCTGAAAAGCCAGAGTTACAAAAACTTTCACTACAAATTTGCGGTAGTTGATGATAAAAGGGTGATAGTAACAACCGAAAACTGGAAGACAACAAACAGAGGTTTTCTGATTGAGTTTAAAAGTGAGAAAATAGCAAAGAGGCTGAAAGAGCTTGTGGATAACGATATAAAATATGCCACATCCCTGCAATCATTCTCCGATTTCAGGGGCAGCAGATCTTTTGTCGTTGAGGCTGGCAGCTACAGCTTTAGGGGAAATGTGACGCTCTACATCCTTCCTGACAGCAACCCAATCTTTGATATGATCGCTGAATCCAGAGAAGAGCTTCTGATAGAGGTGCCGTACATGGATCTGACATGGTTTGGCGATGATTATCTGCTGGATCTGCTTAAATCTTCCTGCGAAAATGGAGCTAAAATAAGAATTCTCCTTGATTCAAAACATTCTGCAGAGAGGAATCTGAAGCTGATAGAGTTTCTTAACCATTTCAGGAACTGCGACCTCGAGGCCAAGATGATAAAGCTGAAGGGCTTCGATTCCCTGCACGGAAAGATGCTGTATGCCGATGGCAGATGCGTAATAACATCCGCAAACTTCAACGAATACGGCTTAAAGCTTAACAGGGAGATAGCAATCCTCATCGACAACAAATCAGCATGCAACTTCCTGAGAAATCAATTTTATGATGACTGGGAGGACAGGTTTGAAATTCCTGATTTTTCCTTACCAACCTCTGTGCTTTCAATTGCCATAGCCGTTCTGATAGCCAATCGGAAACGGTAAGGCGGGAGATAAAGTTATAAATAGAGTCCACTTCTAAAAGCTTTAACCCGGGTGGTGGTATGGAAATCACATGCATGGTCATTTCTCACAAAAAAGCTCCCATAGATGTTCTTGAGAAAATATGGCAGAAGGATTTGAGGAAGGTAATTGTGGACATGCTTTCAAGGAAGGAGATCAGCGAATGTGCCTTCCTCATGACATGCAACAGGGTTGAGCTTTACCTTGTTGGCAACAACACGATGGATGTTTTGAGGGAGTTCTCATCAAAGTTCGAAATCGATGAAAGTTATGTTGAATACAAGAAGGATGATTCTGCCATCATGCATCTAATGCGGGTTTGCTCTGGTTTGGAGTCGATGATGGTAGGAGAGGATCAGATTCTCGGGCAGGTCAGGGAGTACTATCACATCTGCAAGGATCTTGGTGGGATAGGAGGTTATCTTGACTTGGTTTTCAAAAAGGCGATAAATACTGGCAGAAAGGTCAGAAACCTCACCGGGATCAACAAAGGCTCTGTCAGCATAGGTTCTGCTGCAGTCGAGCTGGCTGAAGATGTCCTCGGCAGTTTGGATGGCAGGAAGATACTGTTAATTGGAGCTGGAGAGATGGGAACGCTTGTTGCGAACTCAATAGCTAATAAAAACGCATGCACGGTTTTGATAGCCAACAGGACTTATGAGAAGGCTGAAGAGCTTGCAAAAAAGATTGGTGGAGTGGCTGTAAGGTTCGACATGCTCGAGTCCTGCATGACAGATTGCGATGTTATAATCTCCGCAACCTCTGCCCCCCATTACATACTCAGGAAGGATACGGTTGAAAGGGTGATGCGGAACAGGGACAGAGGAATTCTGATAGTGGATATCGCCCTTCCGAGGGATGTGGAGGAGGATGTGAAACAAATTCCTGGTGTTGAGCTTTACACAATAGATGATTTGAGGATTATAAGCGAAAGAAATCTTGAGAAAAGGAAGGAAAAGATACCAATGGCTGAGAAGATAATCCATGAGGAATTCATCAATCTCAAAAACGCAATCAAGGAGAAGAAGGCAAATCATGCTATAAGCCTGATGTACTCTTCTGCTGAAAGGATAAAGAGGGATGAGATTATCGAACTCTACAACAAGCTCTCCGCAAAATACGGGGTCGATGAGACAGTTCTGCCA
This genomic window contains:
- a CDS encoding phospholipase D-like domain-containing protein, which encodes MRVSSEISLLILLILILLILPAQANSIVEVCPNCGSYEFVRLSLSECRDGYLTDGEGKVLLPEQGEVIVTKSLEEFYKKFGYNATIEAGGKFRLSNTGEEIYLYCNNTLADTFSYGRNGMIPYCDRDVVYYRSDGWDFRYLNWTSFEPVSDTVSARIVIFPNKFKIKANYSVVLASYILHDDFHDMVDENINLTLLLDANPVGGIPLDEMEVVRKADQVYFLKSQSYKNFHYKFAVVDDKRVIVTTENWKTTNRGFLIEFKSEKIAKRLKELVDNDIKYATSLQSFSDFRGSRSFVVEAGSYSFRGNVTLYILPDSNPIFDMIAESREELLIEVPYMDLTWFGDDYLLDLLKSSCENGAKIRILLDSKHSAERNLKLIEFLNHFRNCDLEAKMIKLKGFDSLHGKMLYADGRCVITSANFNEYGLKLNREIAILIDNKSACNFLRNQFYDDWEDRFEIPDFSLPTSVLSIAIAVLIANRKR
- the hemA gene encoding glutamyl-tRNA reductase translates to MEITCMVISHKKAPIDVLEKIWQKDLRKVIVDMLSRKEISECAFLMTCNRVELYLVGNNTMDVLREFSSKFEIDESYVEYKKDDSAIMHLMRVCSGLESMMVGEDQILGQVREYYHICKDLGGIGGYLDLVFKKAINTGRKVRNLTGINKGSVSIGSAAVELAEDVLGSLDGRKILLIGAGEMGTLVANSIANKNACTVLIANRTYEKAEELAKKIGGVAVRFDMLESCMTDCDVIISATSAPHYILRKDTVERVMRNRDRGILIVDIALPRDVEEDVKQIPGVELYTIDDLRIISERNLEKRKEKIPMAEKIIHEEFINLKNAIKEKKANHAISLMYSSAERIKRDEIIELYNKLSAKYGVDETVLPILEGFVNSLVKKYLRLPTMRLREAARNGKPEIIEYVEYLFGGEDFVSCNEDAKTEKEKAEADSERG
- a CDS encoding Lrp/AsnC ligand binding domain-containing protein; translated protein: MLLAYILINTEIGDEEKVYDALMNMNGVMEVHIVYGVYDIVVKAQAEDTDTLRKIVENIRKKAGLRSTLTLIVTK
- the mptA gene encoding GTP cyclohydrolase MptA, with translation MLPDVQLLEPDVPIGLSRVGATGVKKLVQVERDGKRPIILISNFDVFVDLPSTRKGVNLSRNFEAVDEVIENLTATPVKTVEELTIKMADALLEKHEYATKAEVKMVSELILRKRTPVTHQKTQEVVKIFCDAVKWKDGNQRILVGVEVTGITSCPCAQELVKAKYAEVLKNSFSDDEISKIMQIIPFPSHNQRGRARIKMEVKDGFSPSIDELIEVARSSMSYEIYEILKREDELAVVENVHKNPRFVEDSVRIMAKKTVEKFVNAPDDILVIFRQENEESIHQHNVVAERVATLGELRKELNNEGKF